One Malaclemys terrapin pileata isolate rMalTer1 chromosome 9, rMalTer1.hap1, whole genome shotgun sequence DNA window includes the following coding sequences:
- the LOC128843121 gene encoding protein EOLA1-like, producing MIFGCLSFRQPYAGLVLNKVKTIETRWRPLLVDYKNCTIAIHIAFKDWEDETWKEILLNRLGMTPTQVQELLDKGEKFGRGVIAGLVDIGETSQYPENLSPEKILELENQAVLTSLEQKYLTVVSNPRWLLEPIPAKGGKDVWQVDIPKELIPLEH from the exons ATGATATTTGGCTGTCTTTCCTTCCGGCAACCCTATGCTGGATTGGTTTTGAACAAAGTCAAAACAATCGAGACTCGTTGGCGTCCTTTGCTGGTAGACTATAAGAACTGCACTATTGCTATTCACATAGCTTTTAAGGACTGGGAAGATGAAACATGGAAAGAGATCCTTCTGAATAGACTTGGCATGACACCTACACAAGTTCAAGAGTTACTAGATAAAGGGGAAAAATTTGGCAGAGGAGTTATTGCTG GGCTAGTTGACATTGGAGAGACCTCACAGTATCCAGAAAATTTATCTCCTGAAAAGATTTTGGAGCTGGAAAATCAAGCTGTACTCACTAGCCTGGAGCAGAAATATTTGACTGTTGTTTCAAATCCAAGATGGCTACTGGAACCTATTCCTGCTAAAGGGGGCAAAGATGTATGGCAAGTGGATATCCCAAAGGAACTGATCCCTTTGGAACATTAA